Proteins encoded by one window of Salvia splendens isolate huo1 chromosome 5, SspV2, whole genome shotgun sequence:
- the LOC121805224 gene encoding eukaryotic translation initiation factor 4B3-like isoform X1, translated as MAATVKTAWAKPGAWALDAEENETELLQQQKEDTAAATTNGHSETADFPSLAAAKTKKKKKQVLSLQEFTTYSAAKPAAFQAKGLTTDELMALPTGPRERTAEELDRNMLGGGFRSYGGGMRDEQPRRQGSFNRESNHELAPSRADETDNWATGKRSPASSGFERRDRGERGGFFADSQSRADEFDNWASNKSFAPSEPRRYERRGSFGLESNNGGADSGSWVKRRGEEGTRMGGAFESLRERRGGPEGAHSSESWGRRREDMSAGCRPRLNLQPRTLPVIEIASPEKPKAEIAVTVRPKGSNPFGEARPREEVLKEKGQDWKEIDEKLESTKIKEVVSDGPDPPRKNFWGGREMRQEEKTERAWRKPESADSYPQSTDESTNGHAEKSENGHIEKAEGGEAQA; from the exons TACGGCCGCCGCGACGACCAATGGCCACTCCGAGACGGCGGATTTCCCGTCTCTGGCGGCGGCAAagactaagaagaagaagaagcaggttCTGTCGCTCCAGGAATTCACGACCTACAGCGCGGCTAAGCCCGCGGCGTTCCAGGCGAAGGGATTGACGACCGACGAGCTGATGGCTCTCCCAACCGGTCCACGCGAGCGAACGGCGGAGGAGCTCGATCGGAACATGCTAGGAGGGGGATTCAGATCCTATGGCGGCGGGATGAGGGATGAGCAGCCGCGGCGCCAGGGGAGCTTCAATCGAGAGTCGAATCATGAATTGGCGCCGTCTAGGGCTGATGAGACTGATAATTGGGCGACGGGGAAGAGGTCTCCTGCTAGTAGTGGGTTTGAGAGGAGGGATAGAGGGGAAAGAGGGGGTTTCTTCGCCGATTCGCAATCGCGAGCGGACGAGTTTGATAATTGGGCGTCGAATAAGAGTTTTGCCCCTTCTGAGCCTAGGAGGTATGAACGAAGGGGAAGCTTTGGATTGGAATCAAACAACGGCGGCGCGGATTCAGGAAGTTGGGTGAAGAGAAGAGGAGAGGAAGGGACGAGGATGGGCGGCGCATTCGAAAGTTTGAGGGAGAGGAGAGGGGGTCCGGAAGGGGCGCATTCATCAGAGAGCTGGGGCAGAAGACGAGAGGATATGAGTGCTGGTTGTAGGCCTAGATTGAATTTACAGCCTAGAACACTGCCGGTGATTGAGATTGCTTCTCCAGAGAAGCCTAAGGCCGAGATTGCTGTTACCGTGAGGCCAAAAGGGAGCAATCCATTTGGTGAGGCAAGGCCGAGAGAGGAAGTGTTGAAGGAGAAGGGCCAAGATTGGAAGGAGATTGACGAAAAGCTCGAGTCTACCAAGATTAAGGAGGTGGTTTCTGATGGACCGGATCCTCCTAGGAAGAACTTTTGGGGTGGGAGAGAGATGCGGCAGGAAGAGAAGACTGAGAGGGCTTGGAGAAAGCCAGAATCTGCTGATTCCTACCCCCAGAG TACTGATGAGTCTACCAACGGGCATGCTGAGAAATCCGAAAATGGACACATTGAAAAGGCTGAAGGGGGAGAGGCACAGGCCTGA
- the LOC121805225 gene encoding uncharacterized protein LOC121805225, with product MDIGQRQTMYLSSNIKNNVVQFLLKHSHDGVLARGAVMEAAETHSISRKTVYRLWKAAKEQMQRGEPTLERSSLRKMAVKLNVSKSTLGQWVKQGKLRPHTNAIKPALTNMNKIARARWSLSQLQPQITQGGVQFQGMHNVVHIDEKWFYMTKVSDRYYLLPDEDEPYRSCKSKRYITKVMFMCAVSRPQFDANGQATYDGKVGIFPFTEVLPAQRKSKNRARGTMETKAINSVTKAVMRDCLIHKVINFFPCYQTLIIQKRSSCSYVVVFYARSYLQLRPSGLLGQVKTSTFSKIMQPHT from the exons ATGGATATTGGGCAGAGGCAAACCATGTACTTGAGCAGCAACATAAAGAATAATGTGGTGCAGTTTCTACTCAAGCACAGCCATGATGGAGTACTAGCAAGAGGGGCTGTAATGGAGGCAGCAGAAACTCATAGCATCAGTAGGAAGACAGTCTATAGGCTATGGAAGGCAGCCAAGGAGCAAATGCAAAGGGGAGAAC CTACTCTTGAAAGATCTTCCCTGAGAAAAATGGCAGTAAAATTGAATGTGAGTAAGAGCACATTAGGTCAGTGGGTGAAGCAAGGTAAACTACGGCCACATACAAATGCAATCAAACCTGCCCTCACCAATATGAATAAGATAGCAAGAGCTAGATGGAGTCTTAGCCAACTTCAGCCACAGATAACTCAAGGTGGAGTGCAGTTTCAAGGCATGCACAATGTAGTGCAtatagatgaaaaatggttCTATATGACCAAGGTTTCAGACAGGTACTACCTTTTGCCGGATGAGGATGAGCCATATAGGTCATGCAAATCCAAGAGATACATCACCAAAGTGATGTTTATGTGTGCTGTCAGTAGACCACAGTTTGATGCCAATGGGCAGGCAACTTATGATGGTAAGGTTGGAATATTCCCCTTCACTGAAGTACTCCCAGCTCAGAGGAAGTCAAAAAACAGAGCAAGAGGGACCATGGAAACCAAAGCCATCAATTCAGTCACAAAGGCAGTGATGAGGGACTGCCTTATCCACAAGGTAATCAACTTTTTTCCTTGCTATCAGACCTTAATTATTCAAAAAAGATCATCATGTAGCTATGTTGTTGTTTTTTATGCCAGATCATACCTGCAATTAAGGCCAAGTGGCCTGTTGGGGCAAGTAAAGACATCTACATTCAGCAAGATAATGCAACCCCACACATAA
- the LOC121805224 gene encoding eukaryotic translation initiation factor 4B3-like isoform X2, which yields MAATVKTAWAKPGAWALDAEENETELLQQQKEDTAAATTNGHSETADFPSLAAAKTKKKKKQVLSLQEFTTYSAAKPAAFQAKGLTTDELMALPTGPRERTAEELDRNMLGGGFRSYGGGMRDEQPRRQGSFNRESNHELAPSRADETDNWATGKRSPASSGFERRDRGERGGFFADSQSRADEFDNWASNKSFAPSEPRRYERRGSFGLESNNGGADSGSWVKRRGEEGTRMGGAFESLRERRGGPEGAHSSESWGRRREDMSAGCRPRLNLQPRTLPVIEIASPEKPKAEIAVTVRPKGSNPFGEARPREEVLKEKGQDWKEIDEKLESTKIKEVVSDGPDPPRKNFWGGREMRQEEKTERAWRKPESADSYPQRFSPLHLLLGCLP from the exons TACGGCCGCCGCGACGACCAATGGCCACTCCGAGACGGCGGATTTCCCGTCTCTGGCGGCGGCAAagactaagaagaagaagaagcaggttCTGTCGCTCCAGGAATTCACGACCTACAGCGCGGCTAAGCCCGCGGCGTTCCAGGCGAAGGGATTGACGACCGACGAGCTGATGGCTCTCCCAACCGGTCCACGCGAGCGAACGGCGGAGGAGCTCGATCGGAACATGCTAGGAGGGGGATTCAGATCCTATGGCGGCGGGATGAGGGATGAGCAGCCGCGGCGCCAGGGGAGCTTCAATCGAGAGTCGAATCATGAATTGGCGCCGTCTAGGGCTGATGAGACTGATAATTGGGCGACGGGGAAGAGGTCTCCTGCTAGTAGTGGGTTTGAGAGGAGGGATAGAGGGGAAAGAGGGGGTTTCTTCGCCGATTCGCAATCGCGAGCGGACGAGTTTGATAATTGGGCGTCGAATAAGAGTTTTGCCCCTTCTGAGCCTAGGAGGTATGAACGAAGGGGAAGCTTTGGATTGGAATCAAACAACGGCGGCGCGGATTCAGGAAGTTGGGTGAAGAGAAGAGGAGAGGAAGGGACGAGGATGGGCGGCGCATTCGAAAGTTTGAGGGAGAGGAGAGGGGGTCCGGAAGGGGCGCATTCATCAGAGAGCTGGGGCAGAAGACGAGAGGATATGAGTGCTGGTTGTAGGCCTAGATTGAATTTACAGCCTAGAACACTGCCGGTGATTGAGATTGCTTCTCCAGAGAAGCCTAAGGCCGAGATTGCTGTTACCGTGAGGCCAAAAGGGAGCAATCCATTTGGTGAGGCAAGGCCGAGAGAGGAAGTGTTGAAGGAGAAGGGCCAAGATTGGAAGGAGATTGACGAAAAGCTCGAGTCTACCAAGATTAAGGAGGTGGTTTCTGATGGACCGGATCCTCCTAGGAAGAACTTTTGGGGTGGGAGAGAGATGCGGCAGGAAGAGAAGACTGAGAGGGCTTGGAGAAAGCCAGAATCTGCTGATTCCTACCCCCAGAG GTTCTCCCCTTTGCATTTGCTCCTTGGCTGCCTTCCATAG